TTGTCCCGTATTACCGGTAAGCCAGTTAAGTTGATGCTGACCCGGAAAGCGGAGCACCTCGTTGCTGGCAATAGACCTTCAATGACGCAGACGGTACGCGCGGGTGCAACACGCGATGGACGGCTCATCGCTTATGATATGAAGGGCTACGGCACAGGTGGTATCTCCAGCGGTGCAGGTTTCACGGGACCTTACGTCTACTATGTTCCGAACAGTCGGACAGAACGGTTTAACGTGGCTACCAATGCTGGTAATCAGCGCGCGATGCGTGCGCCTGGACACCCGCAAGGTGCTTTCGCCATGGATTCGCTGATGGATGAACTTGCCGAAAAACTCGGAATGAATCCACTGGAGTTCCGACGTATCAACGACCCAAACGAAGTACGTCAAGCGCAATATACGCTTGGGGCACAAGAGATCGGATGGCATCGTCGTAACAGCGTCCCAGGCTCCGGCACAGGCGTGAAGAAACGCGGTATGGGTGTCGGCAGCGGACAATGGGGCGGTGGTGGTGGTCGCGGGACAGAAGCACGGGTCACTATCAATGCAGACGGCACTGTTGAAGCCGTTACAGGCACGCAAGACATCGGCACAGGTGTCCGGACAGTTATTGCGATTATTGTTGCCGAAGAATTTGGTCTTAATACTACCGATATCCGTGTGACGGTTGGTGATAGCCAGCCTGGATTACCTTCTGGTGGTAGTGGTGGTAGTCAAACAACTCCTTCGGTGGCTCCTGTTATCAAAACCGCAGCGGCGGCAGCGAAACAGAAATTGTTTGAACGTATCGCGCCACTGCTTGATGCACCTGTGGCAGATCTTCGTGTCGGCACCGGTACGATCTATGCCGTTTCTGATAGGACAAAAACGATTACGTGGAAGCAGGCGGCCGGGCAACTCGGTATGGAAAGCATCAGCGAGGGTGGAACTTGGGAAGAGGATCTCCGCCAAAATGGTGCCGCAGGCACGCAGTTCGCTGAAGTTGAAGTTGATACGGAAACCGGGGCTGTCAGACTTATCAAAATTGTCGCCGTTCAGGACTGTGGATTGGCGATCAACAGGTTGACAACGGAAAGTCAGATTAACGGCGGTGTTATTATGGGGTTGGGGCAAGCGTTGCTTGAAGAGCGGTTCATGGATCCGGTGACCGGACGAATGCTCAATGCCAACCTTGAGGATTACAAAGTTCCAGGGACCTTTGAGATCCCTGAGATTAAATCCATCGTTTTCGATACGCACCGGAAGGTTACAGGTGTGGGTGAACCACCGTGTATTCCAACGCCTGGGGCTATTGCGAATGCGGTTTACAATGCGATTGGCGTACGGGTTCGATCATTACCGATAACACCCGATAAGGTTCTTGACGCACTTGCTGAGAAGAAGGCATAAGGAGGTAAGCAATGGATAAATTCAGTTACGTTAACGCTACCAGTCTGGAGCAGGTCACTTCTCTCCTGAGTGAAAGCGGATGGGGTGAAGTGATGCTTATCGCCGGCGGCACGGATCTGGTTGGGGAACTCAAAGAGTATATTGAGACCCCTAAAACGCTCGTTAATCTCAAGACGTTACCCGGAATGGATAGCATTGAAGCCGATGCATCTGGTTTGAAAATCGGCGCGTTAGCCACTATTACCGACATCGCTATGCATCCGACGATTCAGCATCACTATACCGTTCTGGCGCAAGCGGCTGTCTCTGTCGCGACACCGCAGATTCGGAACGTCGGGACGCTCGGCGGAAATCTCTGTCAACGTCCGCGGTGCTGGTACTACCGAGATGAAGCCACCCATTGCCTCAAGAAGGGTGGAGACACCTGTTATGCGGTTGATGGCTTGAGCAAATATCATGCGATCCTCGGTGGCGATCCCGTTTACATTGTGCATCCTTCGGATCTTGCCCCAGCGTTGATAGCCTTGGGTGCCTCGGTTAAGATCGTCGGACCTGAAGGCGAGAAAACCGTGTCGCTTGAGGAATTCTTTACCTTACCGGCTGCGAATCCGTTCCGCGAGAATGTGCTTGAACCCAATGAGATTGTCGTTGAGGTTAGCGTTCCGGCACCGAAGTCCAATACGAAAAGTTTCTATCTAAAGGCGCGCGAGAAAGGCGCACCTGACTTCGCATTGGCAAGCGTTGCTGGCGTTTTTCAGATGAACGGGAAGACCTGTGAAGCTGCCAGTGTCGTTCTCGGTGGTGTTGCCCCTGCACCTTGGCGTTCCAAGGAAGCGGAGGCTGCGCTCACCGGCAAGATGATTAACGACGCTGTGAGTCAGCAGGCGGGTTCCGATGCTGTCAAAGACGCACAGCCCTTGAACGACAACACTTACAAGGTAACCTTAACACAGAATCTCGTCAGTCGAGCCGCAATGATGGCTGCAAGCTAAAGGAGCATTGATATGTTACAAGGAAAAGCACTTCCAATCTTTAATCGCCCGATATGCCAGTATCTCCGGACGAAGGCGATTTACATTCCGGGTGGCAACTTGCAGAACCTCGTTGAGAACAATCCGGGTTCGCATTACTGGTGCAATTGCACTATGCAAGTCGTTGGTCCGGACGATCAATTTGTGTCGCCGGACGCTTGCAAGCAATCGCGCCCCTGTTTTAACCCCGTTGGTGGAGAACCTGTGGTATAACCTCAAGATGGCTGTCAGCCGTCAGCCGTCGGCTATCGGTAAAGAGGTTTTTGTGGTTGTTACGGAAACTTCTTTGCTGATGGCTGTCAGCCGACAGCCGAAAGCCACTAAAAAATGTTTCTGAAGTCGTTGATGCAGTGGATACATGTCGGATCCGTCGTGCTGATGATAGGAGGGTTCTTCTTTCTTCGCGTTGTTTTTCTCCCGATTGCCAACCGACACGCTGATTCGGAATCTTTGATTTCATCGGCACTCCGACGTTTCGGTGGTATCGTCTGGACGGCATTGTTAACCGTTCTCATATCGGGGTTATATAATTTCATCACCTTCTTTCGAGCAGCACGTTCCGTTGCTGCCGCTGGGACGTTTGTATCGGATTACTCACTTTACATCCTTGTCTTGGGTGTCAAACTTTTCATTGTATTTTTAATATTTACGTTGGCAATTGTGCTGACGTTCCCATATCCCGTTTTTGATGTATTTCAGAAGAAACCAGCACCGTGGCTCAACCTTACTGTGGTTTTAGGATTGATAGTTATTTTTCTGTCAGCATTTTTGCGCCGGTTGGGGTAAAAGACTACTGAAATATTAATCTCCCGCCGAAAACTTTCCGTACAATACAATTGGAGGAAAAAAATGGCAGTTTTGAGTTCTGAAGATCGCGCTTTCTGGGAAGAGAACGGTTATGTCGTTATCCACGATGCAGCACCTCCAGAATTGATACAGAATGCACAACAGGCTGTTTGGGATTTCCTTGAGATGGATGCCGACGATCCAGACACTTGGTATCCCGATCCACCCCGTAAGGGCATTATGGTCGAAATTTATCAGCACCCAGCGTTGTGGGCAACTCGCCAATTCCCGCGTGTGCATCAGGCTTTTTCCGAAATTCGGGGCACTGAAAAACTGTGGGTGAGTTTTGACCGTGCCAGCATGAGTCCCCCCAATGCCCCCGGTAAATTTGAACGTACGAACTTAGGTCTCCACTGGGACATGTCTGTGGAGGTCCCCGTCCGATTCCATGTGCAAGGTGTTCTCTATCTCACCGATACTGCAGCCAACCAAGGTGCGTTCACTTGTGTGCCAGGGTTCCATAACAAAATCGATGACTGGCTAAAAAGTCTTCCAGAGGATGCCGATCCGAAGCAGCAAGATTTGGTAGCACTCGGCGCAGTTCCGGTCCCCGGAAAAGCAGGTGATCTCGTTATCTGGCACAGCGCGTTGCCTCATAGTGCTGGCATCAATACCGCCGATGCCCCACGCGTCGCGCAATACATTACGATGTCCCCGACAGGAGAAGCAAATCCAGAGGCACGCGAACGCCGCATCAACGCATGGAAAGAACGTATGGCGGGTTTCAGTGGCGAGCGTCCGGAAAAGGAGCATGAATTGGGAGAAACCGCGTACCTCACCGATCTTGGGAAAAAATTACTGGGACTTGAGACGTGGGGATGAACCCGCAACTCAACTATCTTGTTCGCAGCTACCTCCGGTGGTGTCCAATCACTGACGGGAAAAGTTTCCTTTTAAGGTTGACGAAAGATTGGATTACACCTGAAGACCCGATTGCTGTCTTTGAAACCAAGTATCAGTTCCAATTGAAAGCCAACCTTGCGAACCCTGAGCACCAGTATCTCTATTTTTATGGTACGCATGATGAAAGGTATATCATTACGAAACTGCTGAGGATCATTGAACCCGGAGACATCTGTTGGGACATCGGAGCAAATATTGGGTTTTATACGTGCCTCTTCGCTTCACGGGTTGGAGATACTGGGGCAGTTATTGCGTTTGAACCGGCGGCGCGCACTTGTGGGTATCTCCATGAAAATGTTTCTCTGAATAGATTTACAAACGTCACTGTTGTTAATAAGGCGATCGGTGACAAAGTGGAACAACGATGCCTCTACTACTCCGAAGCTGGGCTTGCCGAAGGCACTGCCTCATTAAAGTACGCTAACAAGCGAACGACATCGGAACGCGTAACGCTTGATACGATTGACAACATTTTCCGCGAACTATCGGCTCCGAATTTTGTCAAACTTGATGTAGAGGGGTATCAGTTAGAAGTATTGAAAGGTGGTGAATACTACTTAAAGACGCATGCCCCGCTCTTAATAGCGGAACTGAAGGATGTCGGTGAAACGAATCGTGCTATTTACGGAGAGATTGAAGACTACATTTCAGCTTTAGGGTATCAACTTTACGAAATCGAGAAACATTCTATCCGACGATGTGAGAAGCTTTCTGACACAACAAGAAGGAATTTCTTCCTTGTCAAAGAGCATTCCCGTGCCTTTTCCAGAATCTTACCGTGGCTACGATAGGTCAAGCCTTTTTGTGTGAACCGCTGCGACATTTTGGAAATAATACACGCAAAGTTGCGTGGGAGACACTTCTGAGGCACGGGACAAATCAGACAAAAAACGAAGGAGGTTTTTGTCATGAGACGTAGCATCTATAGTAGCCTTTGCAAGTTGTCCTTGCAATTCAAGATTTTCCTGCTGATTGGAATTTTCTTAGGAGCTTCCACTGCAACGTGGGCAGCACCTGAAGTGTTCCTTTATTATGATGAAAACTATGGCTTTAACCCTGACGGTTGGGGAGATTGGAAATCGACGAAGAAGATTGAAGATGCCGTTATCGCGGAATTAGACGAGGCAAAAATCGCCTCTGTTGTTGGCGATGCGGATGCTTTCCTCGCTTATATGGAAGAGAATCCGGAGGGCGTTATTGTTTCTCCAATCGTCGTTCCCGAAATCGTTTATACGATCGGCATGAAAGACGACAGCCCGATTGAGAATTTCCTCTATGGGGGTGGCGTGCTCATCTATTCTGGGGATACCCCGTTCTATGCTGTTGGAAAGAAGGGTGCTCCGGGTCAAAAGATTGTCCCCGGTAATCAAGGTGTAAAGGATGTTCTCAACTTTACGGCACAGTACATCACAACCACCGCTGCCGCTGTCAAACCGACCGAGGAGGGAAAAAAACTGATTCCCAGCTTGGAACCCTTTAATCCGAATCGTCCGGGACTGATCAGCGTGTTGGAAGCAGAGAAGTGCGACCCAATCGAAGTCTATGCTGAAGCCGGCAACTCAGCTGATCCGATCCTCTTTGCCGCGCCAGACATGAAAGGCTATTTCGTCCATTTCCACATGGAAACACTCGCCAATAAACCGGACGATTACCTCGCACAGGTCGGGTTGGAAATCGGGGAACTCATTACCAATCGGTTCGGTGAATTGTTGGATGTTGAACCCCAAGGAAAATTAGCGACCATGTGGGGGAACCTCAAGCTTCTCAAGTGAGGTGAGCTTTCACATCATTTTGTCGCATCATAACTCGCCGTGGATCCGCCTTAGCTGCGGATCCGTACGTCACATTAAAATTACACGTTTGGGATATTAGCCTTATGTTAACCTTCCAAGCACTGGATACGCTGGGTCGTTATATCCTTTCCCAGTATGTTCACCGGGCGGGACCAACTCGTCAATAGTTGTTTCGTCGGCTTCCGTTGGCGTGCAATCTAAACATCCCAAGTTGTCCTCTAATTGTGCCATCGTGCGTGGTCCAATGATAACAGAGGTAATCGTCGGATTTGCTAACACCCACGCCAATGAGAATTGCGTCAGGGTTTTACCGTGTGCATCTGCCAGCGGTTTTAACTTTTGTGCCACCTCATAACTCTCCTCACGAAGTTCGGTCTGTAAAATCCGCCTGTCTTTTCGGGCTGCTCTTGACCCTTTAGGCGGATCTTCGCCGGGCAGATACTTCCCTGCTAACACGCCTCGCGCCAACGGACTATACGGTACAACGCCCACGCCATACTTCTCACAGAAAGGCAGCAGTTCTACCTCAGGATCCCGGTTTACGATGTTATAAAGCGGTTGGACGCACACAAACTCCTCCAGTCCGTACTTTTCGCTCGTCCAGAATGCCTCACAAACACGCCATGCCTCGAAGTTGGAGCAGGCAATATAGCGTACCTTTCCCTGTCTCACACAATCGTCCAAAGCCCGTAACGATTCCTGAATTCGCGTGGTGGCATCCCAACGGTGCAGATAATAGACATCGATATGATCCGTGTCGAGGCGTTTGAGACTCGCTTCCACCGCTGACATAATGTTGAATCGGTGTGAACCCTCTGCATTCACGTCCTCTCCCATTGAGCCGTGGACCTTCGTTGCAATAACCCATTTCTCTCGGTTTCCGCGGACGGCTTTCCCGATGATTCGTTCCGATTCACCGTCGTTATAGACGTTCGCGGTGTCCATAAAATTAATGCCAGCGTCCAACGACTTGTGGATAATCCGAATTGAATCTTTTTCGTTTGTGGGTCCCCCGAACATCATTGTGCCGAGACAGAGGGGCGAAACGTTCACGCCTGCGCGTCCGAGTGTTCTATATTCCATATCATTTCTCCTTTTTATCATTAACGGCTATCAGCGGTTGGCTGTCGGTCCAAAGGTTTTCAAATGTACGATCCTATGGCGTATTCCAGGTGAGGATAGATTGTCACAGGAAACCTCTTAACTGACAACTCTCACTGCGAGGCAAACCGACAACCACTCAAGCCATCCGTATTCCGCCATTAACGTCAAGTGTTGCCCCGGTCACATAGCGTCCCTCTTCCGAAGCGAGAAAGAGGATAGCGGTTGCGATCTCGGAGGCATCGGCGACGCGTCCTAACGGAATTTGATCAGTCATGTCCGGATGATTCTTTGCCATCTCTGTCGCTGCTACTCCCGGGGCAATAGAGTTCACCGTGATGCTGTACTCTCCAAGCACCCGTGCCAGCGATTTTGTGAGACACATGACACCCGCTTTTGAGGCGGAATATGGGGCGGAGGCGACCAGGCCGCCGACCTGTCCTGCCAACGAACCGAGATTGATAATCCGTCCAGAGCGTTGTGCCTTCATTGTTTCCATTACTGCTTGTGAACAGAGGAATGGACCTTTAAGATTCACGGCCATCATCCGATCCCATTCCGCTTCCGTACATTCGTCGATGCGTGTATAACTAAAAATACCGGCATTATTGACTAAAATATCGATCCGTCCAAGCGTGTCAAGTGTTTCCTGAACCATCTTACGTACGGAGTCGCCATCCGCTACATCCGTTTCAATGACTCGACATTGCCGACCGAGCGCAGTTATTTCTGTTGCAGCCGCTTCCGCATTCTCTATATTTACTTCAGGGATTACGATATCCGCACCTTCCTTGGCGAATGCGAGACATGTTGCTTTTCCAATACCTCCACCGCCGCCTGTAACGATCGCAACCTGTCCTTCTAAACGCATGTATATTTCTCCTTTTCTGTTTTGAGTGGCACGCAGTCAAGTCAGCGCTGCGCTTTTTTCCTGCTTGCAAAATTGCAATAAATATAGTAATATACTTTTATTATCACATGAAGTTTGGAAAAAGTCAACACATCAGATTGCGCCGGAAAGGGACATTCATTGTGATTTTTATTATTATTTATTTTCTTGGAGCTAATTAGCATAAGGAGAATTGAAGTATGAAAAAGACAGTGTTTTTGCGTTGGCTCGGATCAACATTAGTTTTGGGGTTCGCTTCTTTTTTTTCATTTCCAGCGACGGCACAAAATTATTACCCGGCAGACATCGGAAATATGTGGGTTTTAGAGAGTGTTGATGGTATCAAACGAAGTACTTACACACTTGAGGGATCCGAAACCGCTGACGGTGAAGCGCGTATCCTATTGAAGATTAAGACTGAGGAGATCAGCACGGGTGAGGCTGAGACAGATCATTATTTTTTGACTGTTGACAGGGACACTATTCAACTTCATAGTATTATCTTAGAGGATGCTGTTGCCACCCTGACTGCGGATTTTCCGACACCTGCTACTTTTTTCCCTTTACAATTGGAACTGGGCGATAAGTGGCAGATAGTAGCGGATGCGGAAGCGAAATTAGTAGTCGGACTCACAATACCTGGCAAAAGCACCACTGATTTGGAAGTTGTTGGATTTGAGGACGTAGTTACACCGGCTGGAACGTTCCAAGACTGCGCCAAAGTTCAATTAGATTTGGGTCTCACTGCTGCTG
This portion of the Candidatus Poribacteria bacterium genome encodes:
- a CDS encoding xanthine dehydrogenase family protein molybdopterin-binding subunit, giving the protein MASWGEASESRLIGKRITRLSGKDKVTGKAKYTFDINEPGLLYGRILRSEVAHATVMGVDMSEAEALPGVKAVLPLIEVGKKVRYQGQEIAAVAAETDDIAKDAIRLIHVDLEELPHVVTEEDAMAEGAPEIRDWANNQSEPGVREDGNIAEGFAEAAVEVEATYHTPVQTHVCLETHGHVAKWEDNQNLTVWASTQGVFGVRNDFAQRFELPANQVRVITEHMGGGFGSKFGPGLEGHTAAELSRITGKPVKLMLTRKAEHLVAGNRPSMTQTVRAGATRDGRLIAYDMKGYGTGGISSGAGFTGPYVYYVPNSRTERFNVATNAGNQRAMRAPGHPQGAFAMDSLMDELAEKLGMNPLEFRRINDPNEVRQAQYTLGAQEIGWHRRNSVPGSGTGVKKRGMGVGSGQWGGGGGRGTEARVTINADGTVEAVTGTQDIGTGVRTVIAIIVAEEFGLNTTDIRVTVGDSQPGLPSGGSGGSQTTPSVAPVIKTAAAAAKQKLFERIAPLLDAPVADLRVGTGTIYAVSDRTKTITWKQAAGQLGMESISEGGTWEEDLRQNGAAGTQFAEVEVDTETGAVRLIKIVAVQDCGLAINRLTTESQINGGVIMGLGQALLEERFMDPVTGRMLNANLEDYKVPGTFEIPEIKSIVFDTHRKVTGVGEPPCIPTPGAIANAVYNAIGVRVRSLPITPDKVLDALAEKKA
- a CDS encoding xanthine dehydrogenase family protein subunit M, producing MDKFSYVNATSLEQVTSLLSESGWGEVMLIAGGTDLVGELKEYIETPKTLVNLKTLPGMDSIEADASGLKIGALATITDIAMHPTIQHHYTVLAQAAVSVATPQIRNVGTLGGNLCQRPRCWYYRDEATHCLKKGGDTCYAVDGLSKYHAILGGDPVYIVHPSDLAPALIALGASVKIVGPEGEKTVSLEEFFTLPAANPFRENVLEPNEIVVEVSVPAPKSNTKSFYLKAREKGAPDFALASVAGVFQMNGKTCEAASVVLGGVAPAPWRSKEAEAALTGKMINDAVSQQAGSDAVKDAQPLNDNTYKVTLTQNLVSRAAMMAAS
- a CDS encoding phytanoyl-CoA dioxygenase family protein, producing MAVLSSEDRAFWEENGYVVIHDAAPPELIQNAQQAVWDFLEMDADDPDTWYPDPPRKGIMVEIYQHPALWATRQFPRVHQAFSEIRGTEKLWVSFDRASMSPPNAPGKFERTNLGLHWDMSVEVPVRFHVQGVLYLTDTAANQGAFTCVPGFHNKIDDWLKSLPEDADPKQQDLVALGAVPVPGKAGDLVIWHSALPHSAGINTADAPRVAQYITMSPTGEANPEARERRINAWKERMAGFSGERPEKEHELGETAYLTDLGKKLLGLETWG
- a CDS encoding FkbM family methyltransferase → MNPQLNYLVRSYLRWCPITDGKSFLLRLTKDWITPEDPIAVFETKYQFQLKANLANPEHQYLYFYGTHDERYIITKLLRIIEPGDICWDIGANIGFYTCLFASRVGDTGAVIAFEPAARTCGYLHENVSLNRFTNVTVVNKAIGDKVEQRCLYYSEAGLAEGTASLKYANKRTTSERVTLDTIDNIFRELSAPNFVKLDVEGYQLEVLKGGEYYLKTHAPLLIAELKDVGETNRAIYGEIEDYISALGYQLYEIEKHSIRRCEKLSDTTRRNFFLVKEHSRAFSRILPWLR
- a CDS encoding aldo/keto reductase — protein: MEYRTLGRAGVNVSPLCLGTMMFGGPTNEKDSIRIIHKSLDAGINFMDTANVYNDGESERIIGKAVRGNREKWVIATKVHGSMGEDVNAEGSHRFNIMSAVEASLKRLDTDHIDVYYLHRWDATTRIQESLRALDDCVRQGKVRYIACSNFEAWRVCEAFWTSEKYGLEEFVCVQPLYNIVNRDPEVELLPFCEKYGVGVVPYSPLARGVLAGKYLPGEDPPKGSRAARKDRRILQTELREESYEVAQKLKPLADAHGKTLTQFSLAWVLANPTITSVIIGPRTMAQLEDNLGCLDCTPTEADETTIDELVPPGEHTGKGYNDPAYPVLGRLT
- the fabG gene encoding 3-oxoacyl-ACP reductase FabG encodes the protein MRLEGQVAIVTGGGGGIGKATCLAFAKEGADIVIPEVNIENAEAAATEITALGRQCRVIETDVADGDSVRKMVQETLDTLGRIDILVNNAGIFSYTRIDECTEAEWDRMMAVNLKGPFLCSQAVMETMKAQRSGRIINLGSLAGQVGGLVASAPYSASKAGVMCLTKSLARVLGEYSITVNSIAPGVAATEMAKNHPDMTDQIPLGRVADASEIATAILFLASEEGRYVTGATLDVNGGIRMA
- a CDS encoding dockerin type I domain-containing protein, with the translated sequence MKKTVFLRWLGSTLVLGFASFFSFPATAQNYYPADIGNMWVLESVDGIKRSTYTLEGSETADGEARILLKIKTEEISTGEAETDHYFLTVDRDTIQLHSIILEDAVATLTADFPTPATFFPLQLELGDKWQIVADAEAKLVVGLTIPGKSTTDLEVVGFEDVVTPAGTFQDCAKVQLDLGLTAAGGFLNLDIDQTTYQYFAPDIGPVQYENSDGLVFGLVSSNLLIEPEEPDTTTEQEDTIAEDLTPEPPPEEGVPEPPPEEGTMPEPVPYDVTGDGVVNILDLTFVATRFGESDSDADVTGDGTVNILDLVLIAQNFGN